The following coding sequences lie in one Prochlorococcus marinus XMU1412 genomic window:
- a CDS encoding DNA-directed RNA polymerase subunit beta' gives MTSSKSKKTSRVRKTTKNSKKNNPVTMPALAKTPPSFKNKVVDKRALKNLVSWAYKTHGTAITAAMADNLKDLGFKYATQAAVSISVDDLKVPEAKQDLIGQAEEQISATEECYRLGEITEVERHTKVIDTWTETNERLVDAVKNNFNQNDPLNSVWMMANSGARGNMSQVRQLVGMRGLMANPQGEIIDLPIRTNFREGLTVTEYVISSYGARKGLVDTALRTADSGYLTRRLVDVAQDVIVREEDCGTERSIVVEAEDGKFGARLLGRLTAEDIFDAEENLVVSQNTAIDPSLSGEIEKASISEVKIRSPLTCEANRSVCRRCYGWALAHNHLVDLGEAVGIIAAQSIGEPGTQLTMRTFHTGGVSTAESGVVRSKISGKVEFSSKAKVRGYRTPHGVEAKQAEVDFILKIVPQGNNSGKAQKIEVSSGSLLFVDDGEEISSDITVAQITAGAVKKSVEKATKDVICDLAGQVRYDKVIQPKEVTDRQGNITLKAQRLGRLWVLAGDVYNLPPNARPVISSGKSVVEGTVLAEASQSSEFGGQVRLRESIGDSREVQIVTTSMSLTNFKLIEESTHSGQIYNLESSDGTSYRLNISPGSKISNGEVVADLTDERFRTKTGGLVKYAPGLSVKKARSSKNGFEVSQGGTLLWIPQETHEINKDISLLMIEDMKWIEAGTEVVKDIFSQTSGIVTVTEKNDILREITVRNGTFHECDDEEVLNRFTEEGILVNPGEKILDGVDNKEILFVQKLETPKCRGLLLRTVEEFTIPDQAELPQLSHVKQEKGPHLGLKAIQRLTYKDGELIKSVEGVELLRTHLSIESFDATPQMTIDVESIEDENDASINRLNLVILESILVRRDTISDSSHGSTHTELQVNNNQVVKAGDVIATTQILCKEKGLVQLPNVVDDEPIRRLIVEREEDKIKIKISGKAVVKVGDRVVDGDPISNSVKSTSCGEIEEISNSSVTLRLGRPYMVSPDSVLHVKDGDLVLRGDGLALLVFERQKTGDIVQGLPRIEELLEARRPRDSAILCKKSGIVQIKQGNDEESVSLSVIEQDDLVNEYQLSIGKNIMVSDGQQVQGGESLTDGPINPHELLDCYFNDLKDQNPLIDAARISISKLQRSMVSEVQNVYKSQGVAIDDKHIEVIVRQMTSKVRIEDAGDTTLLPGELIELRQVEDTNQAMAITGGAPAEFTPVLLGITKASLNTDSFISAASFQETTRVLTEAAIEGKSDWLRGLKENVIIGRLIPAGTGFSGFVEELSSEAGPHPDILAEESGGYRRAQNLRPDYTVDMPQSPAVSSTAILDDPSDEDLETTRNRHGIDPSSSNFAAFARPNAENQFSEDQLPDPAALEGLQEEGLLSDE, from the coding sequence ATGACTTCATCTAAATCTAAAAAAACATCTAGAGTACGTAAAACTACTAAAAACTCAAAAAAGAACAATCCAGTTACAATGCCTGCTCTCGCTAAAACGCCCCCATCATTTAAAAATAAGGTAGTTGATAAGAGAGCCTTAAAAAATTTAGTCTCTTGGGCTTATAAAACTCATGGAACAGCTATAACTGCAGCCATGGCAGATAATCTAAAGGATTTAGGATTTAAATATGCTACCCAAGCTGCGGTCTCTATCTCAGTAGATGACTTAAAAGTTCCTGAAGCTAAACAAGATTTAATAGGACAAGCTGAGGAGCAAATATCTGCCACAGAAGAATGCTATAGACTTGGTGAAATTACCGAAGTTGAAAGGCACACAAAAGTTATAGATACCTGGACTGAAACTAATGAAAGATTGGTAGATGCTGTAAAAAATAATTTTAATCAAAATGATCCACTAAATTCCGTTTGGATGATGGCTAACTCAGGAGCAAGGGGTAATATGTCTCAGGTAAGACAACTTGTTGGTATGAGGGGATTGATGGCTAATCCACAAGGAGAAATCATTGACCTGCCAATAAGAACTAATTTTAGAGAAGGACTTACTGTTACTGAATATGTAATTTCTTCTTATGGAGCAAGGAAAGGTTTGGTGGATACTGCCTTAAGAACTGCGGATTCTGGTTATTTGACTCGAAGATTAGTTGATGTTGCTCAAGATGTAATTGTAAGAGAAGAAGATTGTGGAACAGAACGATCAATAGTTGTTGAAGCTGAAGATGGTAAATTTGGAGCAAGACTTCTTGGTAGGCTTACGGCTGAGGATATTTTTGATGCTGAAGAAAACCTTGTTGTTTCTCAAAACACTGCTATAGATCCTTCATTGTCAGGAGAAATTGAGAAAGCATCTATTAGTGAAGTAAAAATAAGATCCCCTTTAACATGTGAAGCTAACAGATCCGTTTGTAGGAGGTGCTACGGATGGGCGTTGGCTCATAATCATTTGGTTGATTTAGGCGAGGCAGTTGGAATTATTGCTGCTCAATCGATTGGTGAGCCAGGAACTCAATTGACAATGAGAACTTTCCATACTGGGGGTGTATCAACTGCCGAAAGTGGAGTTGTAAGATCAAAAATTTCTGGTAAAGTTGAATTTAGTTCAAAAGCAAAGGTTAGAGGTTATAGAACTCCACATGGCGTAGAAGCTAAACAAGCAGAAGTTGATTTCATACTCAAGATAGTTCCTCAAGGAAATAATTCTGGCAAAGCTCAAAAAATTGAAGTTTCTAGTGGATCACTTTTATTTGTAGATGACGGTGAGGAAATTAGTTCTGACATAACTGTTGCTCAGATTACTGCTGGAGCCGTGAAAAAGAGTGTTGAAAAAGCAACTAAAGATGTGATTTGTGATTTGGCTGGTCAAGTTAGGTACGACAAGGTTATTCAACCAAAGGAGGTAACAGATAGGCAGGGTAATATTACCTTAAAAGCTCAAAGATTGGGCAGATTGTGGGTTTTAGCTGGAGATGTTTATAACTTGCCACCAAATGCGAGACCAGTTATATCATCTGGAAAATCTGTAGTTGAAGGGACAGTTTTGGCAGAAGCAAGTCAATCAAGTGAGTTTGGAGGACAAGTTCGATTAAGGGAATCAATAGGAGATTCAAGAGAAGTTCAAATTGTTACTACTTCAATGTCTTTAACTAATTTTAAATTAATTGAAGAATCTACTCACTCAGGTCAAATATATAATTTGGAATCTAGTGATGGTACATCTTATCGTTTAAACATTTCCCCGGGAAGTAAAATCAGTAATGGTGAGGTAGTAGCAGATTTAACGGATGAAAGGTTCAGGACAAAAACTGGCGGTCTAGTAAAATATGCACCGGGATTAAGTGTTAAAAAAGCGAGATCATCTAAAAATGGTTTTGAAGTAAGTCAAGGAGGGACATTGCTCTGGATTCCGCAAGAGACACATGAAATCAATAAGGACATATCTCTTCTAATGATTGAAGATATGAAATGGATTGAAGCTGGAACAGAAGTTGTAAAAGATATTTTTAGTCAAACGTCAGGCATCGTTACAGTTACGGAAAAAAATGATATTCTTCGTGAAATAACTGTAAGAAATGGAACATTTCATGAGTGTGATGATGAAGAAGTTTTGAATAGATTTACAGAAGAAGGAATTCTTGTGAATCCAGGCGAAAAGATACTTGATGGTGTTGATAATAAAGAAATTCTATTTGTTCAAAAATTAGAAACACCTAAATGTCGAGGCTTGCTATTAAGAACTGTTGAAGAATTTACTATTCCTGACCAGGCGGAATTACCACAATTATCACATGTTAAGCAGGAAAAAGGTCCACATTTAGGCTTAAAAGCTATCCAAAGGCTTACCTATAAAGACGGTGAATTGATAAAGTCAGTTGAAGGGGTTGAATTACTTAGAACACATTTAAGTATTGAAAGCTTTGATGCTACTCCTCAAATGACTATAGACGTAGAGTCGATTGAAGATGAAAATGATGCATCAATCAATAGATTAAATTTAGTAATATTGGAGTCTATTCTTGTAAGAAGAGATACTATATCTGACTCCAGTCATGGCTCAACACATACAGAACTGCAAGTCAATAATAATCAAGTAGTAAAAGCAGGAGATGTAATAGCTACCACTCAAATTCTTTGTAAAGAGAAGGGATTGGTTCAATTACCAAATGTTGTTGATGATGAGCCAATAAGAAGGTTAATTGTTGAAAGAGAAGAAGATAAAATTAAAATTAAAATTAGTGGTAAAGCAGTAGTTAAAGTTGGTGATCGTGTAGTTGATGGTGATCCTATTAGTAATTCTGTAAAATCAACTTCTTGTGGAGAAATAGAGGAGATTTCTAATAGTTCAGTAACCTTAAGACTTGGCAGGCCTTATATGGTTTCTCCTGACTCAGTTTTACATGTTAAAGACGGAGACTTGGTTCTTAGGGGAGATGGTTTAGCTCTACTTGTGTTTGAAAGACAGAAAACTGGAGATATTGTACAAGGATTACCTCGTATTGAAGAGTTACTAGAAGCTAGGAGACCCAGAGATTCAGCAATTCTATGTAAAAAATCTGGAATTGTTCAGATTAAACAAGGTAATGATGAAGAATCAGTTTCTTTATCAGTTATTGAACAAGATGATTTAGTTAATGAATATCAACTATCAATTGGTAAAAATATAATGGTTAGTGATGGACAACAAGTTCAAGGTGGAGAATCTTTAACTGATGGTCCAATTAATCCACATGAACTATTAGATTGCTATTTCAATGATTTAAAAGATCAAAACCCTCTGATAGATGCAGCTCGAATATCTATATCAAAACTACAAAGAAGTATGGTAAGTGAGGTACAAAATGTTTATAAGTCGCAGGGTGTAGCAATCGATGATAAACATATTGAAGTTATTGTTAGACAGATGACAAGTAAAGTCCGTATAGAAGATGCTGGGGATACAACTCTTTTGCCTGGTGAACTCATAGAGTTGAGACAAGTGGAAGATACAAATCAAGCAATGGCAATTACAGGAGGAGCTCCAGCAGAATTTACTCCCGTTTTGTTGGGTATTACTAAAGCCTCTCTCAATACAGATAGTTTTATTTCAGCAGCATCTTTCCAAGAAACAACAAGGGTTCTGACAGAAGCTGCTATTGAAGGTAAATCTGATTGGTTAAGAGGCTTAAAAGAAAATGTTATCATCGGTAGATTAATACCTGCAGGTACAGGTTTTAGCGGTTTTGTGGAGGAATTATCCTCAGAAGCTGGTCCTCATCCCGATATTCTTGCAGAAGAATCTGGTGGCTACAGAAGAGCACAGAACTTAAGGCCAGATTATACAGTTGATATGCCACAATCACCTGCCGTAAGCTCTACTGCAATACTTGATGATCCTAGTGATGAAGATTTGGAGACAACGAGAAATCGACATGGAATAGATCCTTCTTCGAGTAATTTTGCGGCCTTTGCAAGGCCTAATGCTGAAAATCAATTCTCTGAAGATCAATTACCTGATCCTGCCGCATTGGAGGGATTACAGGAGGAGGGTCTTCTTTCTGATGAATAA
- a CDS encoding DNA-directed RNA polymerase subunit gamma: MTNSNLRTENHFDYVKISIASPQRIMDWGQRTLPNGQVVGEVTKPETINYRTLKPEMDGLFCEKIFGPSKDWECHCGKYKRVRHRGIVCERCGVEVTESRVRRHRMGYIKLAAPVSHVWYLKGIPSYVAILLDIPLRDVEQIVYFNCYVVLDPGDHKELKYKQLLTEDEWLEIEDEIYAEDSTIENEPFVGIGAEALKQLLEDLDLNQVAEELREEISSSKGQKRAKLIKRIRVIDNFIATNAKPEWMVLDAIPVIPPDLRPMVQLDGGRFATSDLNDLYRRVINRNNRLARLQEILAPEIIVRNEKRMLQEAVDALIDNGRRGRTVVGANNRALKSLSDIIEGKQGRFRQNLLGKRVDYSGRSVIVVGPKLKMHQCGLPKEMAIELFQPFVIHRLIRQNIVNNIKAAKKLIQKADDEVMQVLQEVIEGHPILLNRAPTLHRLGIQAFEPKLVGGRAIQLHPLVCPAFNADFDGDQMAVHVPLALEAQTEARMLMLASNNILSPATGEPIVTPSQDMVLGSYYLTALQPNYQQPEFGDNKTTFASLEDVIFAFEDKRLRLHEWVWVRFNGEVEDEDEMRSPQKTQELEDGSRLEIWNLRRDRFDSDNNLISRFVLTTVGRVVMNYTIIDSVSKT, from the coding sequence ATGACAAACAGCAACTTAAGAACTGAAAATCACTTTGATTACGTCAAAATTTCAATAGCTTCTCCTCAAAGAATAATGGATTGGGGTCAGAGGACATTGCCCAATGGACAAGTAGTTGGTGAAGTTACGAAACCTGAAACTATTAATTACAGAACACTTAAACCAGAAATGGATGGATTGTTTTGTGAAAAGATTTTTGGGCCATCTAAAGATTGGGAATGCCATTGTGGAAAGTACAAAAGGGTAAGACATCGCGGAATTGTTTGTGAGAGATGTGGAGTTGAAGTAACTGAAAGTAGAGTTAGAAGACATAGGATGGGATACATAAAACTCGCTGCGCCAGTTTCCCATGTTTGGTATTTGAAAGGAATCCCTAGTTACGTTGCAATACTTTTGGATATTCCGCTTAGGGATGTAGAACAAATTGTATATTTTAATTGTTATGTCGTTTTAGATCCAGGTGATCATAAAGAACTTAAATATAAGCAATTACTCACAGAGGATGAGTGGCTGGAAATTGAAGATGAAATTTATGCAGAAGATTCAACTATTGAAAATGAACCTTTTGTTGGAATTGGTGCTGAGGCACTGAAGCAATTACTTGAGGATCTTGATTTAAACCAGGTTGCTGAGGAGCTTAGAGAAGAAATTTCTAGTAGCAAAGGTCAAAAGAGGGCAAAGCTTATAAAAAGGATAAGAGTTATTGATAATTTCATTGCAACTAATGCAAAACCAGAATGGATGGTTTTAGACGCAATACCAGTTATACCTCCTGATCTTAGACCTATGGTTCAGCTTGATGGAGGAAGATTTGCAACTTCAGATCTAAATGACTTATATAGAAGAGTTATAAATAGAAATAATAGACTAGCTAGGCTTCAAGAAATTTTAGCTCCTGAAATTATAGTAAGAAATGAAAAAAGAATGCTTCAGGAGGCAGTTGATGCTCTTATTGATAATGGAAGAAGAGGGAGGACTGTTGTTGGAGCAAATAATAGAGCTCTTAAGTCCCTAAGTGACATTATTGAAGGAAAACAAGGAAGATTTAGACAGAATCTACTTGGAAAGCGTGTTGACTATTCAGGAAGATCTGTAATAGTTGTGGGTCCTAAATTAAAAATGCATCAGTGTGGTCTCCCAAAAGAAATGGCCATAGAGCTCTTTCAGCCTTTTGTAATCCATAGATTGATACGACAAAATATTGTGAATAATATTAAAGCCGCAAAAAAATTAATACAAAAAGCTGATGACGAAGTTATGCAGGTACTTCAAGAAGTTATTGAAGGTCATCCAATTCTCTTAAATAGAGCCCCTACGCTGCATCGTTTAGGAATTCAAGCTTTTGAACCGAAATTAGTTGGAGGTAGAGCAATACAACTTCATCCTTTAGTTTGTCCTGCATTCAATGCTGACTTTGATGGAGATCAAATGGCAGTTCATGTTCCTTTAGCTTTAGAGGCACAAACTGAAGCACGCATGCTTATGTTGGCTAGTAATAATATTCTTTCTCCTGCTACTGGGGAACCAATTGTGACTCCATCACAAGATATGGTTTTAGGGTCTTATTATCTGACGGCTTTGCAACCGAATTATCAACAACCAGAATTCGGAGATAATAAGACTACTTTTGCTTCATTAGAAGATGTTATTTTTGCCTTTGAAGATAAAAGACTCAGACTGCATGAATGGGTTTGGGTTAGATTTAATGGAGAAGTTGAGGATGAAGACGAAATGCGTAGCCCACAAAAAACTCAAGAGCTAGAAGATGGCTCAAGACTAGAAATCTGGAATTTAAGAAGGGACAGATTTGACTCTGATAATAATTTAATAAGTAGATTTGTTCTAACAACTGTTGGGCGAGTAGTTATGAACTATACCATCATCGATTCTGTATCTAAAACGTAA
- a CDS encoding high light inducible protein — MIKPEIVPKRKLPRYGFHFYNERLNGRMAMIGFIALILTEFFLKHGLLLW, encoded by the coding sequence ATGATTAAGCCAGAGATTGTACCCAAAAGAAAATTACCTCGTTATGGATTCCATTTTTATAATGAAAGACTTAATGGAAGAATGGCCATGATTGGTTTTATTGCCCTTATTCTTACAGAATTCTTCCTAAAACATGGTTTGCTGTTATGGTGA
- the rlmN gene encoding 23S rRNA (adenine(2503)-C(2))-methyltransferase RlmN, translating to MKNLLGSSINDLENVALDYGQAAFRGRQIYNWIYNYRNKNKNIDQIEVLPLDFRNKLKDDGFKISELIIKERNLANDGTLKLLLSTDDNESIECVGIPTEKRLTACLSSQVGCPMDCKFCATGKEGLKRSLKASEILDQILFIEHEMKKKVTNIVFMGMGEPLLNIDDLLFSIRSINNDFQISQRKITVSTVAVPKMISKLSAKSFQILGNCQFTLAISLHASNQKTRETIIPSAKNYEIKNIVEDCKKFVRETGRRVSFEYLMLRGVNDKLEHAYELSNLLKGFQCHVNLIQYNQIDEVEFQRTSLKNLQLFQSRLVNNGIAVSLRKSRGLDKNAACGQLRQNAKNK from the coding sequence TTGAAAAATCTTCTTGGAAGTAGTATTAATGATTTAGAGAATGTAGCTTTAGATTATGGTCAGGCTGCTTTTAGGGGTCGCCAAATCTATAACTGGATTTATAACTATAGAAATAAGAACAAAAATATTGATCAAATAGAAGTTTTACCTTTAGATTTTAGAAATAAGTTAAAGGATGATGGTTTTAAGATTAGTGAGCTGATTATTAAAGAAAGAAATTTAGCTAACGATGGTACTTTAAAGTTGTTACTTTCTACGGATGATAATGAAAGTATTGAGTGCGTTGGTATACCAACTGAAAAAAGATTAACTGCTTGTCTTTCTAGTCAAGTTGGTTGCCCAATGGACTGCAAATTTTGTGCAACTGGCAAGGAGGGTTTAAAGAGATCTTTAAAAGCAAGTGAAATTTTAGATCAAATTTTATTTATCGAACATGAAATGAAAAAAAAAGTGACTAATATTGTTTTCATGGGTATGGGCGAGCCCTTATTGAATATTGATGACTTACTTTTTTCAATTAGATCTATAAATAATGATTTTCAGATCAGTCAGAGAAAGATAACTGTAAGCACAGTAGCTGTTCCAAAAATGATAAGTAAATTATCAGCAAAGTCTTTTCAAATTTTGGGTAATTGTCAATTTACATTAGCGATTAGCCTACATGCTTCAAATCAAAAAACAAGAGAGACGATAATACCTAGTGCAAAAAACTATGAAATCAAAAATATAGTTGAAGACTGTAAGAAATTCGTAAGAGAAACTGGTCGGAGGGTAAGTTTTGAATATCTAATGCTACGTGGGGTGAATGACAAATTAGAACATGCTTATGAATTGAGTAATTTGCTGAAAGGTTTTCAATGTCACGTAAATTTAATACAGTATAACCAAATTGACGAAGTTGAATTTCAACGAACCTCTTTAAAAAATCTCCAATTATTTCAATCTAGACTTGTTAACAATGGCATCGCTGTTAGCTTGCGAAAAAGCAGAGGTCTAGATAAAAATGCTGCATGTGGTCAGCTAAGACAAAATGCAAAAAATAAATAA
- the rpoB gene encoding DNA-directed RNA polymerase subunit beta — protein MSSSALQVAKTATYLPDLVEVQRASFKWFLEKGLIEELQNFSPISDYTGKLELHFIGEEYRLKRPRHDVEEAKRRDATFASQMYVICRLINKETGEIKEQEVFIGELPLMTERGTFIINGAERVIVNQIVRSPGVYFKDELDKNGRRTYNASVIPNRGAWLKFETDKNNLLFVRVDKTRKINAHVLMRAMGLSDNDVVDKLRHPEFYQNSIESANEEGINSEDQALLELYKKLRPGEPPSVSGGQQLLHSRFFDPKRYDLGRVGRYKINKKLRLTVPDEVRTLTHEDVLSTIDYLINLELDIGGASLDDIDHLGNRRVRSVGELLQNQVRVGLNRLERIIKERMTVGETDSLTPAQLVNPKPLVAAIKEFFGSSQLSQFMDQTNPLAELTHKRRISALGPGGLTRERAGFAVRDIHPSHYGRLCPIETPEGPNAGLINSLATHARVNEYGFIETPFWEVNNGKVNKEGNPVYLSADLEDECRVAPGDVATDKDGNIIANLIPVRYRQDFEKVPPHQVDYVQLSPVQVISVATSLIPFLEHDDANRALMGSNMQRQAVPLLRPERPLVGTGLESQVARDSGMVPITKVNGTVSYVDANEIVVKDEHGNEHFHYLQKYQRSNQDTCLNQRPIVKIGDKVISGQVLADGSACEGGEIALGQNVLIAYMPWEGYNYEDAILVSERMVTDDLYTSVHIEKYEIEARQTKLGPEEITREIPNISEESLNNLDEMGIIRIGAFVESGDILVGKVTPKGESDQPPEEKLLRAIFGEKARDVRDNSLRVPKTEKGRVLDVRIYTREQGDELPPGANMVVRVYVAQRRKIQVGDKMAGRHGNKGIISRILPREDMPYLPDGTPVDIVLNPLGVPSRMNVGQVFELLMGWAASNLNCRVKVVPFDEMYGAEKSHQTVQAFLEEASKQPGKAWVYNPEDPGKLLLKDGRTGEPFDQPVAVGYSHFLKLVHLVDDKIHARSTGPYSLVTQQPLGGKAQQGGQRLGEMEVWALEAYGAAYTLQELLTVKSDDMQGRNEALNAIVKGKPIPRPGTPESFKVLMRELQSLGLDIGVYTDEGKEVDLMQDINPRRNTPSRPTYESLGTSEYEED, from the coding sequence ATGAGCAGTAGCGCTTTACAGGTAGCAAAAACAGCTACTTATCTACCAGATTTAGTTGAAGTACAAAGAGCAAGCTTTAAATGGTTTTTGGAAAAGGGTTTAATAGAAGAATTACAAAATTTTTCCCCCATTTCTGATTACACAGGTAAATTAGAATTACATTTTATCGGAGAAGAGTACAGGTTAAAAAGACCTAGACATGACGTTGAGGAAGCGAAAAGAAGGGACGCTACATTTGCATCTCAGATGTATGTAATTTGCAGGTTAATTAATAAAGAGACAGGGGAAATTAAAGAACAAGAAGTATTTATTGGCGAACTACCATTAATGACTGAAAGGGGAACTTTCATTATTAATGGTGCCGAAAGAGTTATTGTTAATCAAATTGTTCGAAGTCCTGGAGTATATTTCAAAGATGAGCTGGATAAAAATGGTCGAAGAACATACAACGCTAGCGTTATCCCAAATAGAGGAGCATGGTTAAAATTCGAGACTGACAAAAATAATTTACTTTTTGTGAGAGTTGATAAAACTAGAAAAATTAATGCTCATGTTCTTATGAGAGCTATGGGTCTTTCAGATAATGATGTGGTCGATAAACTTAGGCATCCCGAGTTTTATCAAAACTCAATTGAGTCAGCTAATGAAGAGGGTATTAATTCAGAAGATCAAGCATTACTTGAGCTTTACAAGAAGCTACGTCCTGGTGAACCACCCTCCGTTTCCGGCGGGCAACAGCTATTACACAGTAGATTCTTTGATCCCAAAAGATATGATTTAGGCCGAGTTGGTAGATATAAAATTAATAAAAAATTGAGACTTACCGTACCAGACGAAGTTAGAACGCTTACACATGAAGATGTTCTTTCTACAATTGATTATTTAATTAATCTTGAATTGGATATTGGCGGCGCTAGTTTGGATGATATCGACCATCTTGGTAATCGAAGGGTTAGATCTGTAGGAGAACTTCTTCAAAATCAAGTTCGGGTTGGACTTAATCGTTTAGAGAGAATTATCAAAGAAAGAATGACTGTAGGAGAAACAGATTCTTTGACTCCCGCTCAACTAGTCAATCCCAAACCTTTGGTTGCTGCAATAAAGGAATTTTTTGGCTCCAGTCAATTAAGTCAATTCATGGATCAAACTAATCCTCTAGCTGAATTAACACACAAGAGAAGAATCTCAGCTTTAGGTCCAGGAGGTTTAACTAGAGAAAGAGCAGGCTTTGCAGTACGAGATATTCATCCTTCACATTATGGAAGATTATGTCCTATCGAGACTCCTGAAGGTCCTAATGCAGGGCTTATAAATTCTTTAGCTACCCACGCAAGAGTTAATGAGTACGGTTTTATTGAAACACCTTTTTGGGAAGTTAATAACGGTAAAGTTAATAAGGAAGGTAATCCGGTTTATCTTTCTGCAGATTTAGAAGATGAGTGTAGGGTGGCTCCTGGAGATGTCGCGACTGACAAGGACGGCAATATAATTGCAAATCTAATACCAGTAAGATATAGACAGGATTTTGAAAAAGTCCCTCCTCATCAAGTTGATTACGTTCAGCTTTCTCCGGTTCAAGTAATTTCAGTTGCTACTTCACTCATTCCTTTCTTGGAACATGATGATGCTAATAGAGCTCTAATGGGATCAAATATGCAACGCCAAGCTGTTCCATTGCTAAGGCCAGAACGTCCTTTAGTTGGTACAGGTTTAGAATCTCAAGTTGCGAGAGATTCGGGAATGGTTCCCATAACAAAAGTTAATGGAACTGTATCTTATGTAGACGCTAATGAGATTGTCGTTAAAGATGAGCATGGTAATGAACACTTTCACTATCTTCAGAAATATCAAAGATCAAATCAAGATACCTGCCTTAACCAAAGACCCATAGTTAAAATTGGAGATAAAGTTATATCTGGCCAGGTTTTGGCAGATGGCTCTGCATGTGAAGGAGGCGAAATAGCCCTAGGCCAAAACGTTTTAATTGCTTACATGCCTTGGGAGGGATACAACTATGAAGATGCCATACTTGTGAGCGAGAGGATGGTAACTGATGATTTATATACCTCAGTACATATTGAAAAATATGAGATTGAAGCAAGACAAACGAAGTTAGGACCTGAAGAAATCACCAGAGAGATTCCTAATATCTCGGAAGAAAGCTTGAATAATCTTGATGAGATGGGAATTATTAGAATTGGTGCTTTTGTCGAGAGTGGAGATATTCTCGTAGGAAAAGTGACTCCAAAAGGGGAATCAGACCAGCCACCTGAAGAAAAACTGTTAAGAGCTATTTTCGGTGAAAAGGCTCGAGATGTGAGAGATAATTCTCTCAGAGTTCCTAAAACTGAAAAGGGAAGGGTTTTGGATGTCCGTATTTATACTAGAGAACAAGGTGATGAATTACCCCCAGGAGCCAACATGGTTGTTAGAGTTTATGTGGCTCAGAGAAGGAAAATTCAAGTTGGTGACAAAATGGCTGGGAGGCATGGAAATAAAGGAATTATTAGCAGAATCTTACCAAGAGAAGATATGCCTTATTTACCTGATGGAACCCCTGTGGACATAGTTCTTAATCCTTTAGGAGTTCCAAGTAGGATGAATGTAGGTCAAGTTTTTGAATTATTGATGGGCTGGGCAGCTTCTAACTTAAATTGCCGGGTTAAAGTTGTTCCATTTGATGAAATGTATGGAGCTGAAAAATCACATCAAACTGTTCAAGCATTTTTAGAGGAAGCTTCAAAACAGCCAGGAAAAGCTTGGGTTTACAATCCTGAGGATCCTGGAAAGTTATTACTTAAAGATGGTAGAACAGGGGAACCTTTCGATCAGCCAGTTGCTGTCGGATACTCTCACTTCCTCAAATTAGTCCATTTGGTGGATGATAAAATTCATGCTAGATCCACTGGACCTTACTCTTTAGTTACGCAGCAACCCTTGGGCGGTAAAGCTCAGCAAGGTGGACAAAGACTTGGAGAAATGGAAGTATGGGCTCTTGAAGCTTATGGAGCCGCATATACTCTTCAGGAATTGTTAACAGTTAAATCTGATGATATGCAAGGAAGAAATGAAGCGCTTAATGCGATCGTAAAAGGTAAACCGATCCCAAGGCCAGGCACTCCTGAGTCATTTAAAGTTCTTATGAGGGAATTACAATCTCTTGGCTTGGATATAGGGGTTTATACAGACGAAGGAAAAGAGGTAGATTTAATGCAAGATATCAATCCGAGAAGAAATACTCCATCAAGGCCGACTTATGAATCACTCGGAACCTCTGAATATGAGGAAGATTAA